A window of Aeromicrobium sp. Root236 contains these coding sequences:
- a CDS encoding FtsX-like permease family protein → MTTLRLFRTHLAHHARALSVLATIVLVMSTLTALMPRATNHLLTDALRHQVDGLAVVQRDLSAKEQGTPSPTAADDPAGNDLPSASDPVWGGLDDTMREIRSKMPPLMRSTFGPGRFAMTLPTAPASPVDPAVRTKANTVLSIGFDPYLADDVRITKGHAPAEVTADQPAAGHPVDVVLSEAAAAAMHWPVGQVRVSRGSGAPPIDIRLSGTYAPKDRTDAIWAQVSGTLVPSVVEPDGGKPIVTAVGWAEPGSLPELVSLSSNAVLSAWFPLDSSALTAGNAQAYALQVREFIRQAYLLPGDGYLDDAEGEPTIVGATELAFNSDVPSAIDEADAADTSALAMIALFASGPLGVAAVVLTLAAGLVLRQQRRPLALIAARGMSATQLRALVGVEGLVSGVPAAVVGAVVGAVILPHDGSAAACWWPALVGVAPALLMAGSSPVSARSERADLSSGGAGSQQWILDVLVLLGAAAAIVALRQRGLATPDGGVDPLLAAAPLLLSLAACLLVMRAYPWVLNRVLARAARWRGPTALIGTARALRDPAAGLAAALALVTSVGIAVFSAVSTTTLQHGLEDASKTAVGGDVVVRGQPLNPRIQATLAERADVRAVAGITEQPGVPLFADDKPVFSRVLFVDVAALRKVQKHVPGRLELPPSLERTTGDRASVLVSQGFNKARSKLRVGDTQVDVVGTSPVPSPLSTLSTWVLMDRSVAEHFGLDPGPPTRLLVSTTGSAAAVRDAVRALPGDAEAETPADVANRIEYSPLVPGVRHAAQIALAALLIMCLAVIALTLVRGEASRSRQTALLDAMGEPRRRSRWLVAWEVGPLALLAVTSGVLFGLLLPKVVLGAIDLRAFTTATVQPTIHIDPVATLLIAAGVLAAVAVGTFLAATATRRQELSRLLRMTED, encoded by the coding sequence ATGACGACCCTTCGCCTGTTCCGTACCCACCTCGCGCACCACGCGCGGGCCCTCTCGGTCCTCGCCACGATCGTCCTGGTGATGTCGACGCTCACCGCGTTGATGCCGCGGGCGACCAACCACCTGCTGACGGACGCCCTGCGACACCAGGTCGACGGCCTGGCCGTCGTCCAGCGGGACCTGTCCGCGAAGGAGCAGGGCACCCCGTCGCCGACCGCCGCCGACGACCCGGCCGGCAACGACCTCCCAAGCGCGTCGGACCCGGTCTGGGGCGGGCTCGACGACACGATGCGCGAGATCCGCTCCAAGATGCCACCGCTCATGAGGTCCACGTTCGGACCCGGGCGGTTCGCCATGACCTTGCCGACCGCGCCGGCATCGCCCGTCGACCCGGCCGTACGCACCAAGGCCAACACGGTGCTCAGCATCGGCTTCGACCCCTATCTCGCCGACGACGTCCGGATCACCAAGGGTCACGCGCCCGCGGAGGTCACCGCGGACCAGCCCGCTGCGGGCCATCCGGTCGACGTCGTGCTGTCCGAGGCCGCAGCTGCGGCGATGCACTGGCCGGTCGGCCAGGTGCGGGTGAGCCGGGGCAGCGGTGCACCGCCGATCGACATCAGGCTCTCGGGCACGTACGCACCCAAGGACCGCACCGATGCCATCTGGGCGCAGGTCTCCGGCACCTTGGTCCCCTCCGTCGTCGAGCCCGATGGCGGCAAGCCCATCGTGACGGCCGTCGGCTGGGCCGAACCCGGCTCGCTGCCCGAGCTCGTCTCGCTGAGCTCCAACGCCGTCCTGAGCGCGTGGTTCCCGCTCGACTCCTCCGCCCTGACGGCAGGCAACGCGCAGGCGTACGCGCTCCAGGTTCGTGAGTTCATCCGGCAGGCCTACCTGCTGCCCGGGGACGGCTACCTCGACGACGCCGAGGGCGAGCCGACGATCGTGGGCGCCACCGAGCTGGCCTTCAACTCCGACGTCCCCAGCGCGATCGACGAGGCCGACGCCGCCGACACGTCCGCCCTCGCGATGATCGCCCTGTTCGCATCCGGGCCGCTGGGCGTCGCCGCCGTCGTGCTGACACTGGCCGCCGGGCTCGTCCTGCGGCAGCAGCGCCGGCCCCTGGCTCTCATCGCGGCTCGTGGCATGTCGGCCACACAGCTGCGGGCACTGGTCGGCGTCGAGGGTCTCGTGTCAGGCGTGCCTGCGGCCGTCGTCGGCGCAGTCGTCGGCGCGGTGATCCTCCCGCATGACGGCAGCGCCGCCGCATGCTGGTGGCCCGCCCTCGTCGGGGTGGCACCCGCACTCCTGATGGCAGGCAGCTCGCCCGTCTCCGCCCGGTCCGAACGCGCGGACCTGTCGTCAGGCGGTGCCGGCTCACAGCAGTGGATCCTCGACGTGTTGGTCCTCCTCGGCGCCGCGGCCGCGATCGTCGCGCTGCGCCAGCGGGGCCTGGCCACCCCTGACGGCGGCGTCGACCCGTTGCTCGCCGCCGCGCCCCTGCTGCTCAGCCTCGCGGCCTGCCTCCTCGTCATGCGGGCCTACCCCTGGGTGCTCAACCGCGTCCTGGCCCGCGCCGCGCGATGGCGGGGACCGACGGCACTGATCGGCACGGCCCGTGCCCTGCGCGACCCGGCCGCCGGGCTCGCCGCCGCCCTCGCCCTGGTCACCAGCGTCGGCATCGCGGTGTTCTCCGCCGTCTCCACAACGACGTTGCAGCACGGCCTCGAGGACGCCTCCAAGACTGCCGTCGGCGGCGACGTGGTCGTGCGCGGCCAACCGCTCAACCCCCGGATCCAGGCGACGCTGGCCGAACGTGCGGACGTACGCGCGGTGGCCGGGATCACCGAGCAACCCGGCGTGCCGTTGTTCGCCGACGACAAACCGGTCTTCTCGCGCGTGCTGTTCGTCGACGTCGCCGCGCTGCGCAAGGTCCAGAAGCACGTGCCGGGCCGCCTCGAGCTGCCGCCCTCGCTCGAACGAACCACGGGCGACCGCGCCTCGGTCCTGGTCTCCCAGGGCTTCAACAAGGCCCGGTCGAAGCTGAGGGTCGGCGACACCCAGGTCGATGTGGTGGGCACATCACCCGTGCCGTCGCCGCTCAGCACGTTGTCGACCTGGGTCCTCATGGATCGCTCGGTGGCCGAGCACTTCGGCCTCGACCCCGGCCCGCCGACCAGGCTCTTGGTCAGCACGACCGGTTCGGCCGCAGCGGTACGCGACGCGGTCCGCGCGCTCCCGGGTGACGCCGAGGCCGAGACGCCGGCCGACGTCGCCAACCGGATCGAGTACTCGCCGCTGGTGCCGGGCGTACGCCACGCCGCACAGATCGCCCTCGCCGCGCTGCTCATCATGTGCCTGGCGGTCATCGCACTGACCCTCGTACGCGGTGAGGCCAGCCGGTCGCGGCAGACCGCGCTGCTCGACGCGATGGGCGAGCCCCGGCGGCGCTCGCGTTGGCTCGTCGCCTGGGAGGTCGGGCCGCTCGCGCTCCTCGCAGTCACCTCCGGCGTGCTGTTCGGACTGCTGCTCCCCAAGGTCGTACTCGGCGCCATCGACCTGCGGGCGTTCACGACCGCCACCGTGCAGCCGACGATCCACATCGACCCGGTGGCGACACTCCTGATCGCGGCCGGCGTGCTCGCTGCCGTCGCGGTCGGCACGTTCCTGGCCGCCACGGCCACCCGACGGCAGGAGCTGTCCAGGCTCCTGCGGATGACGGAGGATTGA
- a CDS encoding ABC transporter ATP-binding protein translates to MTLTETAADIRCNDLVRIFTAVGVEVQALQGLNLTVEAGSMVALVGASGSGKSTLLTILSGLDTPTAGLAHVAGHDLLTMDRQERIEFRRRSVGFVWQQTARNLLPYLTAVDNVELAMTIGRSHPRRDRPRRALELLDLLGVADVAHQLPAELSGGQQQRVAIAVAIANSPRVLLADEPTGELDDAASADVLEAMQRVNSEHRTTVLIVTHDATVSSHVQRTVQIRDGRTATETLRRTRVDQHGQEHSIAEEFAVLDRVGRLQLPDDFTSRLNMRDRVRLALETDHVGVWPDARHDDEESS, encoded by the coding sequence ATGACACTCACCGAGACCGCAGCCGACATCAGGTGCAACGACCTGGTGCGCATCTTCACGGCCGTCGGCGTCGAGGTGCAGGCCCTCCAGGGCCTCAACCTCACCGTCGAGGCCGGCTCGATGGTCGCCCTCGTCGGCGCCTCCGGCTCCGGCAAGTCGACGCTGCTGACGATCCTCTCGGGTCTCGACACCCCGACCGCCGGGCTGGCGCACGTCGCGGGCCACGACCTGCTGACGATGGACCGCCAGGAACGCATCGAGTTCCGCCGACGCAGCGTCGGGTTCGTCTGGCAGCAGACCGCCCGCAACCTGCTCCCCTACCTGACGGCGGTCGACAACGTCGAGCTGGCGATGACGATCGGCCGCAGCCACCCCCGCCGCGATCGACCGCGACGGGCGCTCGAGCTGCTCGACCTGTTGGGCGTCGCCGACGTCGCGCACCAGCTCCCCGCCGAGCTCTCGGGCGGCCAGCAGCAACGCGTCGCGATCGCCGTCGCGATCGCCAACTCGCCGCGGGTCCTCCTCGCCGACGAACCGACGGGCGAGCTCGACGACGCCGCGAGCGCGGACGTGCTCGAGGCGATGCAACGCGTCAACAGCGAGCACCGGACGACGGTCCTCATCGTGACGCACGACGCCACCGTGTCGAGCCACGTGCAACGCACGGTCCAGATCCGTGACGGCCGCACGGCGACCGAGACCCTCCGGCGTACGCGGGTCGACCAGCACGGCCAGGAGCACAGCATCGCCGAGGAGTTCGCGGTGCTCGACCGGGTCGGCCGGCTGCAGCTGCCCGACGACTTCACCTCGCGGCTCAACATGCGCGACCGCGTACGCCTCGCCCTCGAGACCGACCACGTCGGCGTGTGGCCCGACGCGCGGCACGACGACGAGGAGTCCTCATGA
- a CDS encoding ABC transporter ATP-binding protein, with the protein MTPVLQADGLTRRFSTPAGDVTACEDISLQLEPGRLLVVRGPSGSGKTTLLNLLGALDRPTSGSVSIDGHDLGSLDEDDLAGLRQRSIGFVFQSFGLLPVLTAAENVEVPLRIHRMAPAERDARVLELLDMVGLAQHGAQRPDELSGGQQQRVGIARALAVTPQVLLADEPTGQLDSRTAGGVMDLIVGLVHQSGVAAVVATHDPLLVERADAVLTLHDGRVVESS; encoded by the coding sequence ATGACCCCCGTGCTGCAGGCCGACGGACTGACCCGCAGGTTCAGCACGCCCGCGGGTGACGTGACCGCGTGCGAGGACATCTCGCTGCAGCTCGAGCCCGGCAGGCTGCTGGTCGTACGCGGGCCGTCCGGCTCCGGCAAGACGACACTGCTCAACCTGCTCGGCGCGCTGGACCGGCCGACCTCGGGCTCCGTCAGCATCGACGGGCACGACCTCGGCTCGCTCGACGAGGACGATCTCGCCGGGCTCCGGCAACGCTCGATCGGCTTCGTGTTCCAGTCGTTCGGCCTGCTCCCCGTGCTCACGGCGGCCGAGAACGTCGAGGTGCCCTTGCGCATCCACCGGATGGCGCCGGCAGAGCGGGACGCCAGGGTCCTGGAGCTGCTGGACATGGTCGGGCTGGCCCAGCACGGCGCGCAACGGCCCGACGAGCTGTCGGGCGGTCAGCAACAGCGCGTCGGCATCGCACGGGCGCTGGCCGTCACCCCGCAGGTCCTGCTGGCGGACGAGCCGACGGGGCAGCTCGACAGCCGCACGGCCGGCGGTGTCATGGACCTGATCGTCGGCCTGGTGCACCAGTCGGGCGTCGCCGCTGTCGTCGCGACCCACGACCCGCTCCTCGTCGAGCGCGCGGACGCCGTGCTCACGCTGCACGACGGACGCGTCGTCGAGAGCTCCTGA
- a CDS encoding phage holin family protein, whose product MPRFVTAWILSGLALAAAAGLLGDHMNIGVAGDSTGERVVAIALVALVFTAINAFVAPVIKTLSLPFIIVTLGFALLVINALLLLLTEWVTDKFGVEFHVDGFWWAVLGSIVISIVNAVLGGFTNKNHTGTAR is encoded by the coding sequence ATGCCCAGATTTGTCACTGCTTGGATCCTCAGCGGCCTGGCCCTCGCGGCAGCCGCAGGCCTGCTCGGCGACCACATGAACATCGGCGTCGCGGGCGACTCGACCGGCGAGCGCGTCGTGGCGATCGCCCTCGTGGCCCTGGTCTTCACGGCGATCAACGCGTTCGTGGCACCGGTCATCAAGACGCTGTCGCTGCCGTTCATCATCGTCACGCTGGGCTTCGCGCTGCTCGTCATCAACGCGCTGCTACTCCTGCTGACCGAGTGGGTCACCGACAAGTTCGGCGTCGAGTTCCACGTCGACGGCTTCTGGTGGGCGGTGCTCGGGTCGATCGTCATCTCGATCGTCAACGCGGTGCTCGGCGGCTTCACCAACAAGAACCACACCGGCACCGCCCGGTGA
- a CDS encoding low molecular weight protein-tyrosine-phosphatase codes for MTYRVALVCLGNICRSPMAHVVLERRLAEAGLDDRVEVASSGTGDWHVGHPMDPRAAATLAAAGYDPTRHRARTFSPDWYAENDLLLTMDASNYADVVDHAPTVGQVDQVRMFREFDPDASEDDLDVPDPYYGGDDGFADVLAMIERTTDELVARLPDLMDR; via the coding sequence GTGACCTACCGCGTCGCCCTGGTCTGCCTCGGCAACATCTGCCGCTCGCCGATGGCGCACGTCGTCCTCGAACGGCGGCTGGCTGAGGCAGGACTCGACGACCGCGTCGAGGTCGCCTCGTCGGGCACGGGCGACTGGCACGTCGGGCACCCGATGGATCCGCGGGCAGCGGCCACGCTCGCGGCAGCCGGCTACGACCCGACGAGGCACCGCGCCCGTACGTTCTCGCCCGACTGGTACGCCGAGAACGACCTGCTCCTCACGATGGACGCGAGCAACTACGCCGACGTCGTCGACCACGCGCCGACCGTCGGACAGGTCGACCAGGTCCGTATGTTCCGCGAGTTCGACCCCGACGCGTCGGAGGACGACCTCGACGTGCCGGACCCCTACTACGGCGGCGACGACGGATTCGCCGACGTGCTCGCGATGATCGAGCGTACGACCGACGAGCTCGTCGCGCGCCTGCCTGACCTGATGGACCGCTGA
- a CDS encoding fructosamine kinase family protein: MARMAGTAARAEALLGLGVVSTTPVAGGDICTSTRLRLTDGRGAIIKTRPHPPEGFFEREAEGLRWLAEADGARVPHVLAVADDCLVLDWIEPGKPTTDVAERFGRALAATHQAGADAFGGDKDGFVGLAPLPNRPLPIWPEFFASRRVMPYVRAAVDRQALTTDEAATIEAAMRRIHDFAGPDEPPARIHGDLWSGNIVWGSDGNVWLIDPAAHGGHRETDLAMLALFGIPHLQRVIDAYDEATPLADGWRDRVGLHQLHPLLVHATLFGGTYGARAASAAQSLLDS; this comes from the coding sequence ATGGCACGCATGGCAGGAACCGCCGCCCGGGCGGAGGCACTCCTCGGCCTCGGTGTCGTCTCCACCACCCCCGTCGCCGGCGGTGACATCTGCACGTCGACCCGGCTCCGGCTGACCGACGGCCGCGGCGCCATCATCAAGACCCGCCCACACCCACCCGAGGGGTTCTTCGAGCGCGAGGCCGAAGGGCTTCGCTGGCTCGCCGAGGCCGACGGTGCCCGCGTGCCCCACGTCCTCGCGGTCGCCGACGACTGCCTCGTCCTCGACTGGATCGAGCCCGGCAAGCCCACGACCGATGTCGCCGAGCGGTTCGGCCGCGCCCTCGCGGCGACCCACCAGGCCGGCGCCGACGCGTTCGGCGGCGACAAGGACGGGTTCGTCGGCCTCGCCCCGCTGCCCAACCGGCCGTTGCCCATCTGGCCGGAGTTCTTCGCGTCGCGACGGGTCATGCCCTACGTACGCGCGGCCGTCGACCGGCAGGCGCTGACGACCGACGAGGCCGCCACGATCGAGGCCGCGATGCGCCGCATCCACGACTTCGCCGGGCCCGACGAGCCACCGGCCCGCATCCACGGCGACCTGTGGTCGGGCAACATCGTCTGGGGCTCCGACGGCAACGTCTGGCTCATCGACCCCGCGGCTCACGGCGGCCACCGCGAGACCGACCTGGCGATGCTGGCCCTGTTCGGCATCCCGCACCTGCAGCGCGTGATCGACGCCTACGACGAGGCGACGCCGTTGGCCGACGGCTGGCGCGATCGCGTCGGGCTGCACCAGCTGCACCCGCTGCTGGTGCACGCGACGCTGTTCGGTGGCACCTACGGCGCGCGAGCGGCGAGTGCGGCGCAGTCGCTCCTCGACTCGTAG
- a CDS encoding response regulator transcription factor yields MRILVVDDDRAVRDSLRRSLEFNGYSVDLASDGAEALARVPQINPDAIIMDVMMPRLDGLEATRALRGAGNDVPILVLTARDAVSDRVDGLDAGADDYLTKPFALEELLARVRSLLRRSSRAAAVEPDEAPLVFADLSLDPVTREVKRGERSLSLTRTEFALLELFLQRPKRVLERSFILEEVWGFDFPTTANSLEVYVGYVRRKLEAEGEDRLLHTVRGVGYVLRETPP; encoded by the coding sequence ATGCGCATCCTTGTCGTCGACGATGACCGTGCTGTGCGCGACTCACTGCGACGGTCCCTCGAGTTCAACGGCTATTCGGTCGACCTCGCCTCCGACGGCGCCGAGGCGTTGGCCCGTGTCCCACAGATCAACCCCGACGCGATCATCATGGACGTCATGATGCCGCGGCTCGACGGGCTCGAGGCCACGCGCGCGCTTCGCGGGGCCGGCAACGACGTGCCGATCCTCGTCCTCACGGCGCGCGACGCCGTGTCGGACCGCGTTGACGGCCTCGACGCCGGCGCCGACGACTACCTCACCAAGCCGTTCGCCCTCGAGGAGCTCCTCGCCCGCGTACGTTCGCTGCTGCGGCGGTCCAGCCGCGCCGCGGCGGTCGAGCCCGACGAGGCGCCGTTGGTGTTCGCCGACCTGTCGCTCGACCCGGTGACCCGCGAGGTCAAGCGTGGCGAGCGTTCGCTGTCCCTCACGCGCACCGAGTTCGCGCTCCTCGAGCTGTTCCTGCAGCGACCCAAGCGCGTGCTCGAGCGCTCGTTCATCCTCGAGGAGGTCTGGGGCTTCGACTTCCCGACGACCGCCAACTCCCTCGAGGTCTACGTCGGCTACGTCCGGCGCAAGCTCGAGGCCGAGGGCGAGGACCGGCTGCTCCACACCGTGCGGGGCGTCGGGTACGTCCTGCGCGAGACACCTCCGTGA
- a CDS encoding HAMP domain-containing sensor histidine kinase, with protein MIDLLHRSLQPFTRRMSLALRVAVLTTMAVALTLGAVSAIVFVVVRAEFERSLDESMLRRAHAAVDADLAEFDVFQRIDPRLQSIADVQIFVVSGGELFSPTAPVNARTLPFKSYHEVDVSLGQESQSMRTVRVQGTPYRVVAVQAGGGQALVMAQSMESIDFALKRLKVILLLCSAAGVAFAGMAGWAVAANGLRPVRRLTAATERVARTSELTPIEVTGHDELARLTTSFNAMLQALDASQTRQRQLVADAGHELRTPLTSLRTNIELIGQAADNADRSLSEDQRHEIMGDVRSQLEELTTLVGDLVELARDEPMTRDPEPLDFADVITQAVDRVRLRAHDMTFDVDLESWMVFGEPQLLERAVTNLLDNAAKWSPPDGTVHVRLAEGTLTVADEGPGIDPADLPHIFDRFYRSSEARTLPGSGLGLSIVKRAAERHGGTVDVESAPGGGTTFTLTVPSSDQP; from the coding sequence GTGATCGACCTCCTGCACCGCTCGCTGCAGCCGTTCACCCGGCGGATGTCGCTGGCGCTGCGGGTCGCGGTGCTCACGACGATGGCCGTCGCGCTGACCCTCGGTGCGGTCAGCGCGATCGTGTTCGTCGTCGTACGCGCGGAGTTCGAGCGGTCGCTCGACGAGTCGATGCTGCGGCGCGCCCATGCGGCGGTCGACGCCGACCTGGCTGAGTTCGACGTCTTCCAGCGGATCGATCCCCGGCTGCAATCCATCGCCGACGTGCAGATCTTCGTCGTCAGCGGTGGCGAGCTGTTCTCTCCCACGGCACCCGTGAACGCGCGGACCTTGCCGTTCAAGAGCTACCACGAGGTCGACGTCTCGCTCGGCCAGGAGTCGCAGTCCATGCGAACGGTACGCGTCCAAGGCACGCCCTACCGGGTCGTCGCGGTGCAGGCGGGCGGCGGCCAGGCGCTCGTCATGGCCCAGTCCATGGAGTCGATCGACTTCGCGCTCAAGCGGCTCAAGGTCATCCTGCTGCTGTGCAGCGCCGCGGGCGTGGCGTTCGCCGGCATGGCCGGCTGGGCCGTGGCCGCCAACGGCCTGCGCCCGGTCAGACGCCTGACCGCCGCGACCGAGCGCGTCGCGCGTACGTCCGAGCTCACCCCCATCGAGGTGACCGGCCACGACGAGCTGGCGCGGCTGACGACGTCGTTCAACGCGATGCTCCAGGCGCTCGACGCCTCGCAGACCCGCCAGCGGCAGCTCGTCGCCGACGCCGGTCACGAGCTGCGGACGCCGTTGACGAGCCTCCGCACCAACATCGAGCTCATCGGGCAGGCCGCCGACAACGCGGACCGTTCGCTGAGTGAGGACCAGCGCCACGAGATCATGGGCGACGTGCGGTCGCAGCTCGAGGAGCTCACGACGCTGGTCGGCGACCTCGTCGAGCTCGCCCGCGACGAGCCGATGACCCGTGACCCGGAACCTCTCGACTTCGCCGACGTCATCACTCAGGCGGTCGACCGCGTACGCCTGCGGGCCCACGACATGACGTTCGACGTCGACCTCGAGTCGTGGATGGTGTTCGGCGAGCCGCAGCTCCTCGAGCGCGCCGTCACCAACCTGCTCGACAACGCGGCCAAGTGGAGCCCGCCGGACGGCACGGTCCACGTACGCCTGGCCGAGGGCACGTTGACCGTCGCCGACGAGGGACCGGGCATCGACCCGGCCGACCTGCCGCACATCTTCGACCGGTTCTACCGCTCGAGCGAGGCGCGTACGCTCCCCGGCTCGGGGCTCGGCCTGTCGATCGTCAAGCGGGCCGCCGAGCGTCATGGCGGGACCGTCGACGTCGAGTCGGCCCCCGGCGGAGGCACCACGTTCACGCTCACGGTGCCCAGTTCTGACCAGCCCTGA
- a CDS encoding trypsin-like peptidase domain-containing protein, producing the protein MTDTNDPFAQRPYVPPTERSDAGEATPASPEPPTADANPPEQTPPAPEAPTVETPAAESGPDAGADAEPTIPVAPVPPAAPEPPTVEQPAAMTSDPPAAAPAPPAESYTHRYADAAPSQPSPEVTQTDPFPPFAAPAAFPADGGGNDQPPVKKKRRGRTLVGAVALLLLAGGAGFGGAALQDKLSDDDNGSPAVSSLDTGDKATNTSVPAGAVEQVAKKVLPSVVQINVKGSDESGSGTGIIISSDGQILTNNHVTAVAGKDGIITVAFSDGSYARAKVVGADPKTDLAVIKADGKSGLTPATLGSSSNLEVGQEVVAIGSPFGLESTVTQGIISALNRPVTSSDGESSSSSNTFPAIQTDAAINPGNSGGPLVDIEGNVIGINSAIKASSSGEGGSIGLGFAIPIDLAKNVSKHLVKGEKVEHAQIGVTVRPAVSDDGITGTGAEIDDVTGGGAGDKAGLKKGDIITAVNGDLVASSEALVASVRGFQPGQKITLTYTRDGKKNEVEVTLGSDGGTSS; encoded by the coding sequence ATGACCGATACGAACGACCCGTTCGCCCAGCGCCCCTACGTTCCGCCGACGGAGCGCAGCGACGCCGGTGAGGCAACGCCCGCTTCCCCCGAGCCCCCAACGGCCGACGCGAACCCGCCGGAGCAGACGCCGCCCGCGCCCGAGGCACCCACGGTCGAGACCCCGGCCGCCGAGTCCGGACCCGACGCCGGCGCGGACGCCGAACCGACGATCCCGGTCGCTCCTGTGCCTCCCGCCGCGCCCGAGCCGCCCACGGTCGAGCAGCCCGCCGCCATGACGTCCGACCCGCCGGCAGCCGCTCCTGCGCCGCCCGCCGAGTCCTACACCCACCGCTACGCGGACGCTGCACCGTCGCAACCGTCACCCGAGGTGACCCAGACCGACCCGTTCCCGCCGTTCGCCGCACCCGCCGCCTTCCCGGCCGACGGCGGCGGCAACGACCAGCCGCCGGTCAAGAAGAAGCGCCGCGGTCGCACCCTGGTCGGTGCTGTGGCGCTCCTGCTGCTGGCCGGTGGCGCAGGCTTCGGAGGCGCTGCCCTGCAGGACAAGCTCTCCGACGACGACAACGGCAGCCCCGCCGTCAGCTCGCTCGACACGGGCGACAAGGCGACCAACACCAGCGTGCCTGCCGGAGCGGTCGAGCAGGTCGCCAAGAAGGTCCTGCCCTCGGTCGTCCAGATCAACGTCAAGGGATCCGACGAGTCGGGCTCCGGCACCGGCATCATCATCAGCAGCGACGGTCAGATCCTGACCAACAACCACGTCACGGCGGTCGCCGGCAAGGACGGCATCATCACGGTGGCGTTCAGCGACGGCTCCTACGCCAGGGCCAAGGTCGTCGGCGCCGACCCCAAGACCGACCTGGCGGTGATCAAGGCCGACGGCAAGTCCGGACTGACCCCGGCGACTCTCGGCAGCTCCAGCAACCTCGAGGTCGGCCAGGAGGTCGTCGCGATCGGGTCGCCGTTCGGGCTGGAGAGCACCGTGACGCAGGGCATCATCTCGGCCCTCAACCGCCCGGTGACGTCCTCGGACGGCGAGAGCTCGAGCAGCTCCAACACGTTCCCCGCGATCCAGACCGACGCAGCGATCAACCCCGGCAACTCCGGCGGCCCCCTGGTCGACATCGAGGGCAACGTCATCGGCATCAACTCGGCGATCAAGGCATCGAGCTCGGGCGAGGGCGGCTCGATCGGCCTCGGCTTCGCGATCCCGATCGACCTGGCCAAGAACGTGTCCAAGCACCTGGTCAAGGGTGAGAAGGTCGAGCACGCGCAGATCGGCGTGACCGTACGCCCGGCCGTCTCCGACGACGGCATCACCGGCACGGGCGCCGAGATCGACGACGTCACCGGCGGCGGCGCCGGTGACAAGGCGGGCCTCAAGAAGGGCGACATCATCACGGCCGTCAACGGCGACCTCGTGGCCAGCTCCGAGGCGCTCGTCGCCTCGGTCCGCGGGTTCCAGCCCGGCCAGAAGATCACGCTGACCTACACCCGCGACGGCAAGAAGAACGAGGTTGAGGTGACCCTCGGCTCCGACGGCGGCACCAGCAGCTGA